Proteins encoded within one genomic window of Theobroma cacao cultivar B97-61/B2 chromosome 7, Criollo_cocoa_genome_V2, whole genome shotgun sequence:
- the LOC108662723 gene encoding disease resistance protein RFL1-like, translating into MDFLLNKIDKHLDNHRSLDQNMKDLKRKLEDLNAMKEDTESRNRVELHPGKKLKKEVHLWLGNVERKNGEIQNLEQIVAESSTVSRGFHTENVLKMIKEVEELLQQGEFDQVGKAAENCMEEIWTCLMDDDIRKIGVWGMGGVGKTAIMKIINNQLLKEIKKFNSVIWITVSKEMNISKIQESISCAMGVTLPKDEPIRAGKLLEMLTKKGRYVLILDDLWDKLSPEEIGISEPSNGSKLVVTTRKLDVSLFRLSRSNNVHSSRTRCMEFVLGESR; encoded by the exons AtggattttcttttgaataagATCGATAAACACTTGGACAACCATAGAAGCCTTGACCAGAACATGAAGGatctaaaaagaaaattggagGATTTAAATGCCATGAAGGAAGACACTGAATCAAGAAACAGGGTAGAGCTGCATCCAGGGAAGAAACTCAAGAAAGAAGTTCATCTATGGTTGGGAAatgttgaaagaaaaaatggtgAGATACAAAACCTTGAACAAATAGTTGCAGAAAGCAGTACCGTCTCACGTGGATTTCACAcagaaaatgttttaaaaatgataaaagaagTTGAGGAACTTCTTCAACAAGGCGAGTTTGATCAAG TTGGGAAAGCTGCAGAGAACTGTATGGAAGAAATTTGGACATGCttgatggatgatgatattcgAAAGATTGGAGTTTGGGGAATGGGAGGAGTAGGTAAAACAGCAatcatgaaaatcatcaacaaCCAACTTttaaaagagattaaaaaattcaacagtGTGATATGGATCACTGTATCAAAGGAGATGAACATCTCCAAAATTCAAGAAAGCATCTCATGTGCAATGGGAGTAACCCTTCCTAAAGATGAACCAATAAGGGCAGGAAAGTTACTCGAAATGTTGACTAAAAAAGGTAGGTATGTGTTAATCTTAGATGATCTATGGGACAAACTGTCTCCCGAAGAAATTGGAATCTCCGAGCCTTCTAATGGGAGCAAGTTAGTGGTAACAACTAGGAAGTTGGATGTGTCGCTATTTAGACTGTCGAGAAGTAACAATGTCCACTCTTCTAGAACAAGATGCATGGAGTTTGTTCTTGGAGAAAGTAGGTAG
- the LOC18593894 gene encoding probable disease resistance protein At5g63020, which yields METAGNVVVKCWDNHRSLDQKTIDLKRKLVDLNALKQDVESRKKAELHPRKKLKSQVDVWLGNVERINDEIQNLEQRVVESISISRGFFMKDVLKKIQEVEELLQQGKFDQGLVVNDLTWIGQALSTTNLVGKAAENCMEEIWTCLMDDDIRRIGVWGMGGLGKTTIMKIINNRLSKMTEKFNIVIWITVSKEMNISKIQNGILRAIGEELREDEDETIRAGKLFEWLNEKGRYVLILDDLWDKLSLEEVGIPKPSNGSKLVVTTRMLDVCRYLGCREIRMPNLPKQDAWSLFLEKVGKDVLNYPGLLPIVESVVEQCAGLPLAIVTVASSMKGITNVHEWRNARNELSKRVRGVTGLDEKVLQQLQFSYDHLECERVQQCFLCCALYPEDCYIYEYDLINLWIAEGLVEEMDSQQAELDQGFTILNKLKNNCLLENGENVGAVKLHDLVRDMVLRITRPRFLVRAGLQLKEIPHVQEWTEDLEKVSLMSNYGLRIPSQMSPPKCQMLTTLLLSDCRIRSIPDCFFEQMKGLKVLDLSQNNFRILPSSISNLEALTLLSVRGCDYLKKLPSFSKLEALKKLDLLGSKIKNLPHGMDRLVNLNYLHLWVEEVPSGILSKFSCLRDLGLSSAFVRGEEIGELKKLEFFEGSFFDLNELNTFVQALKSRGQQLIRYNVAVDIKNFYRFCESDKYIELSCSHPICRNGVKFPSDLQRLRINYGIVDFPEEEVFFPWFIPMQNGKFSFLKEIVIFKCEKIKKLFTCSWVQSNLPNLEELTVLECHQMEEIIASEMEFVEEERMGGSNSNTIPLTLPKLRILDLDLLPELKSICAANRVMVCDSIEEIGIFNCSKLQRIPLYLPLLDDGQPSPPPSLKAIFISSKKQLRSVEWDHPNAKSVLGPILKSDDFLDPCKSDSEFDYGSDPESDYDSFLESDTDSDPESHYDSLPELDANSDLESDASLPNDG from the coding sequence ATGGAGACTGCTGGGAATGTGGTTGTTAAATGCTGGGACAACCACAGAAGCCTTGACCAGAAAACGATTGacctaaaaagaaaattggttGATTTAAATGCCCTGAAGCAAGACGTTGAATCAAGAAAGAAGGCAGAGCTGCATCCGAGGAAGAAATTGAAGTCACAAGTTGATGTATGGTTGGGAAATGTTGAAAGAATAAATGATGAGATACAAAACCTCGAACAAAGAGTTGTGGAAAGCATTTCCATCTCACGTGGATTTTTCATGAAAgatgttttaaaaaagataCAAGAAGTTGAGGAGCTTCTTCAACAGGGTAAGTTTGATCAAGGTTTGGTAGTCAATGACCTTACGTGGATTGGACAAGCTTTGTCAACAACAAATTTAGTTGGGAAAGCTGCAGAGAACTGTATGGAAGAAATTTGGACATGCttgatggatgatgatattagAAGGATTGGTGTTTGGGGAATGGGAGGATTAGGTAAAACAACAATCATGAAGATCATCAACAACCGACTTTCAAAAATGACTGAAAAGTTCAATATTGTTATATGGATCACTGTATCAAAGGAGATGAACAtctccaaaattcaaaatggCATCTTACGTGCAATTGGAGAAGAGCTTCGCGAAGATGAGGATGAAACAATAAGGGCAGGGAAGCTATTCGAATGGTTGAATGAAAAAGGCAGGTATGTGTTAATCTTAGATGATCTATGGGACAAGTTGTCCCTTGAAGAAGTAGGAATCCCCAAGCCTTCTAACGGGAGTAAGTTAGTGGTAACGACTCGGATGTTGGATGTGTGTCGCTATTTGGGTTGTCGAGAAATTAGAATGCCTAATCTTCCAAAACAAGATGCATGGAGTTTGTTTTTGGAGAAAGTAGGTAAAGATGTTCTCAATTATCCAGGTCTGTTACCAATTGTGGAATCTGTTGTTGAACAATGTGCTGGTTTGCCGCTAGCTATAGTTACAGTAGCTAGCAGTATGAAGGGCATAACAAATGTTCATGAATGGAGGAATGCACGAAATGAATTAAGTAAACGTGTTAGAGGTGTGACTGGGTTAGATGAAAAGGTACTTCAACAACTCCAATTTAGCTATGACCATTTAGAATGTGAAAGAGTCCAGCAGTGCTTCCTCTGTTGTGCATTATATCCCGAAGATTGTTATATCTATGAATATGATCTAATAAACTTGTGGATTGCCGAGGGGCTTGTGGAAGAAATGGATAGCCAACAAGCAGAGCTTGATCAAGGGTTTACCATATTGaataaactcaaaaataaTTGCTTGTTAGAAAATGGTGAAAATGTCGGAGCTGTGAAGTTGCATGATCTTGTGAGAGACATGGTGCTACGCATCACGAGACCACGATTCCTAGTAAGAGCCGGCTTGCAATTGAAAGAGATACCACATGTACAAGAATGGACAGAAGATTTAGAAAAGGTTTCATTGATGAGTAATTATGGCTTGCGAATTCCATCACAAATGTCACCACCAAAATGCCAGATGCTCACAACTTTGTTGTTGTCCGATTGTCGCATAAGGAGTATTCCAGATTGTTTCTTTGAGCAAATGAAGGGACTCAAAGTTCTTGACCTTTCTCAgaataattttagaattttaccAAGTTCCATCTCTAACTTGGAAGCTCTCACTCTGTTATCGGTAAGAGGATGtgattatttaaaaaagttgCCATCTTTCTCAAAACTAGAAGCTTTAAAGAAATTAGATCTTTTAGGCAGTAAAATCAAGAATCTCCCGCATGGGATGGACAGGTTGGTAAATCTCAATTATCTTCATCTGTGGGTGGAAGAAGTCCCTAGTGGAATATTATCAAAATTCTCATGCCTGCGAGACTTGGGGCTAAGTTCTGCATTTGTCCGAGGAGAAGAGATAGGTGAGTTAAAGAAGCTGGAGTTCTTTGAAGGGAGCTTTTTTGACTTGAATGAATTGAATACTTTTGTGCAAGCTTTGAAGAGTCGAGGACAACAGCTTATTCGATACAACGTGGCTGTggatattaaaaatttctatAGATTCTGCGAATCGGATAAATACATTGAATTATCTTGTTCCCATCCAATCTGTAGAAATGGTGTCAAGTTTCCATCCGATCTTCAGAGATTGAGAATTAACTATGGCATTGTTGATTTCCCAGAAGAAGAGGTGTTTTTTCCATGGTTTATCCCAATGCAAAATGgcaagttttcttttcttaaagaaattgttatatttaaatgtgaaaaaataaaaaagctgTTCACGTGTAGTTGGGTGCAAAGTAACCTCCCAAATTTGGAAGAGTTAACTGTTCTGGAATGTCACCAAATGGAGGAAATAATAGCATCAGAGATGGAATTcgttgaagaagaaagaatggGTGGTAGTAACAGTAATACCATCCCATTGACTCTTCCCAAACTAAGGATATTGGACTTGGACCTTTTACCGGAGCTGAAAAGTATTTGTGCGGCAAATAGAGTAATGGTGTGTGATTCTATTGAAGAGATTGGAATCTTTAATTGTTCAAAATTACAGAGGATTCCTCTGTATCTTCCACTGCTTGATGATGGCCAACCATCTCCTCCTCCCTCTCTTAAGGCAATCTTTATATCTTCAAAGAAGCAGCTGAGATCGGTGGAGTGGGATCATCCCAATGCAAAGTCTGTACTGGGGCCAATTTTGAAATCCGACGATTTTTTAGATCCTTGCAAATCAGATTCTGAATTTGATTACGGCTCAGATCCTGAATCAGATTACGACTCATTTCTTGAATCAGATACCGACTCAGATCCTGAATCACATTATGACTCACTTCCTGAATTAGATGCCAACTCAGATCTTGAATCAGATGCAAGTCTGCCTAATGATGGCTAA
- the LOC18593895 gene encoding plant intracellular Ras-group-related LRR protein 6 — protein sequence MDRLLKAARTSGSLNLSNRSLREVPVELYRSLDAVGEGEKWWEAVELQKLILAHNNIESLKEDLRNLPLLTVLNVSHNKLTDLPAAIGQLSMLKLLDVSFNSIVAIPEEIGSATSLVKFDCSSNHVKELPCSLGKCSDLSDLKASNNLITSLPEDLKNCSKLTKLDVEGNKLTALSENFFASWTLLTELNASKNLLSGMPENIGCLSRLIRLDLHQNRILSIPPSIMGCSSLVEFYMGNNALSILPEELGSLSRLGTLDVHSNQLNKYPVGACKLCLSVLDLSNNSLTGLPAELGNMTTLRKLLLTGNPLRTLRSSLVNGPTPALLRYLRSRLSEGEDSEATTPAKEEVVTMAARLSLTSKELSLEGMGLSVVPSEVWESGEIIKVNLSRNSIQELPIELSSCLALQTLILSRNNIKEWPFAILKSLSNLSCLKLDDNPLRQIPSDGFQAISMLHILDLSGNAASLPENPAFSSLPHLKELYLRRMQLLVVPSEIMSLCQLQILDLGQNSLQSIPEGLNSLTSLTELDFSDNNISALPPELGLLEPSLQVLRLDGNPLRSIRRAILDKGTKAVLKYLKDKIPEQ from the exons ATGGATCGGCTACTGAAAGCTGCAAGGACTTCCGGTTCTCTCAACTTATCCAATCGATCTCTCAG AGAGGTTCCAGTAGAGCTCTACAGAAGCTTGGATGCTGTTGGGGAGGGTGAAAAGTGGTGGGag GCTGTGGAGCTACAAAAGCTAATCTTAGCACATAACAATATTGAGTCATTGAAAGAAGACCTGAGGAATTTACCATTATTGACTGTGTTGAATGTCAGTCACAATAAGCTTACTGACCTTCCTGCTGCCATAGGACA GCTTTCCATGCTTAAGTTGTTGGATGTGTCATTTAACTCAATAGTGGCAATACCGGAGGAGATTGGATCAGCAACTTCTTTGGTCAA GTTTGATTGTTCAAGCAATCATGTTAAGGAACTTCCATGCTCACTTGGAAAATGTTCAGATTTATCAGACCTAAAG GCATCAAATAATCTAATTACCAGCTTGCCTGAAGATCTTAAGAACTGTTCAAAACTGACAAAGCTAGATGTTGAG GGGAACAAGCTGACAGCTTTATCTGAGAACTTTTTCGCATCATGGACACTGCTTACAGAactcaatgcat CAAAGAACTTGCTGAGCGGTATGCCAGAGAACATTGGATGTCTTTCGCGTCTCATCCGTCTTGACCTTCATCAGAACA GAATTTTGTCAATCCCACCGTCAATAATGGGTTGCTCTTCCCTAGTGGAATTCTATATGGG GAATAATGCATTGTCGATATTACCAGAGGAGTTAGGTTCTCTTTCTCGTTTAGGGACATTGGATGTTCACTCAAACCAG TTGAATAAATATCCAGTAGGTGCATGCAAGTTATGCCTATCAGTTCTGGATCTTTCAAATAATTCATTGACTGGATTGCCTGCTGAGCTTG GCAATATGACTACTCTGCGGAAACTTTTGCTCACTGGCAACCCTTTGCGAACTCTAAGAAG TTCGCTGGTTAATGGACCTACACCTGCTTTATTGAGATATCTTCGGAGTAGACTTTCTGAGGGTGAAG ATTCAGAAGCAACAACTCCTGCCAAAGAGGAAGTAGTTACTATGGCAGCTCGATTGTCTCTCACTTCGAAG GAACTTTCTCTGGAGGGCATGGGATTAAGTGTTGTCCCATCTGAAGTATGGGAATCAggtgaaattataaaagttaaCCTTTCCAGAAATTCCATCCAAGAGCTGCCAATTGAACTTTCCTCATGTTTAGCCCTTCAG ACTTTGATTTTATCGAGGAACAATATTAAAGAATGGCCGTTCGCAATTTTGAAGTCACTTTCCAATCTTTCTTGTTTGAAGCTGGACGATAATCCACTACGACAG ATTCCATCTGATGGATTTCAAGCAATCTCTATGCTCCATATACTAGATCTAAGTGGTAATGCAGCTTCATTACCAGAGAATCCAGCATTTTCTAGCTTACCACACTTGAAGGAGCTTTATTTGAG ACGAATGCAGCTACTAGTAGTCCCGTCAGAGATAATGAGCTTATGCCAACTACAAATCCTAGACTTGGGCCAAAATTCCCTTCAATCAATCCCGGAA GGACTTAACAGCCTTACATCTCTCACTGAACTGGACTTCTCTGACAATAACATTTCAGCACTTCCTCCAGAGCTG GGTTTGCTTGAACCAAGCCTCCAGGTTTTGAGACTTGATGGAAATCCTTTGAGAAG CATCAGGAGGGCAATTTTGGACAAGGGAACCAAAGCTGTGCTGAAATATTTGAAGGACAAAATTCCAGAGCAATAG
- the LOC18593897 gene encoding uncharacterized protein LOC18593897, giving the protein MDIFSFSACFLSIFFTASNALNKISPSESLTDGMTLVSNDGSFALGFFNPGSSENRYLGIWYNNIPMQNVVWVANRITPINDTTGLLKIESTGRVVLLGQNQTTVWSINSTKAAQNPILQLLDSGNLVVRDGNDGNSENYLWQSFDHPTDTMLPGMKIGWDLRTGLNRRLAAWKNSDDPSPGDLTYGVELQGNPEMVIRKGSEKYYRSGLWNGDGFSGTPNLRSNPVFDYDFVWNEEEVYYIYYLKNKSVMSRFVLNQTESVRQRYTWNPETQTWKLFSIMPSDYCDRRGLCGANGNCDNSKLPACQCLKAFRPKSLEKWNSSDWSDGCVHNKPLNCQSGDGFLRIGRVKTPDTSLSWVNKTMNLKECRARCLQNCSCMAYTNADIRGGGSGCAMWFDDLIDIKQFQSFGQDLYIRVSASEAELKNTRKAKLAVIIATPIALFLGILVAIYYVRRRRRKLKDEVDERKENDQKNQGRTEDMDLAVFELGTIARATDSFSFNNKLGEGGFGPVYKGTLANGQEIAVKRLSKSSGQGLNEFKTEVKLIAKLQHRNLVRLLGCCIHGEEKMLVYEYMPNGSLDSFIFDQRRCKVLDWPKRFQIICGIARGLLYLHQDSRLRIIHRDLKASNVLLDSEMNPKISDFGMARTFGGDQTEANTNRVVGTYGYMAPEYAIDGLFSVKSDVFSFGILLLEIISGRKNRGFYHQNQSGNLIEHAWRLWKEGKPLNLADDFLAETGSLSQVLRCIHISLLCVQQHPEERPSMSSVVLMLGSENELPLPKQPGFLFHNSPFEAESSSGNHGSSSRNEISLSLLDARNVQSNGIYSYLPSKRLSDHTSMGMDILSFSACFLIIFSKASIALDKISPSESLTDGTTLVSSDGSFALGFFTPGSSKNRYLGIWYNNIPMQTVVWVANRINPINDTTGLLKIESSGRVVLLGQNQTTVWSINSTEAAQNPILQLLDSGNLVVRDGKDGDSENYLWQSFDYPTDTMLAGMKIGWDLRTGLNRRLSAWKNSDDPSPGDLTYGVELQGNPQMVLRKGSEKYYRSGLWNGNGFSGVPNLRSNPVFDYDFVWNKEEVYYIFYLKNKSVMSRFVLNQTEKVRQRYTWNPETQTWKLFSIMPSDYCDTPGLCGANGNCDNSKLPACQCLKAFRPKSLERWNSSDWSEGCIHNKPLNCQRGDGFIRIERVKTPDTSHSWVNKSMNLKECRARCLQNCSCMAYTNLDIRGGGSGCAMWFDDLIDIKQFQSFGQDLYIRVSASEAELKNKSEAKLAMIIATPIAVFLGLLVVIYYIRRRRRKLEDEVEERIENDQKNQGRSEDMDLAVFELGTIARATDSFSFHNKLGEGGFGPVYKGTLANGQEIAVKRLSKSSGQGLNEFKTEVKLIAKLQHRNLVRLLGCCIHGEEKMLVYEYMPNRSLDSFIFDQRRCKVLDWPKRFQIICGIARGLLYLHQDSRLRIIHRDLKASNVLLDSEMNPKISDFGMARTFGGDQTEANTNRVVGTYGYMAPEYAIDGLFSVKSDVFSFGILLLEIISGRKNRGFYHKNQSGNLIEHNFILLQAWRLWKEGRPLDLVDEFLAETGSLSQVLRCIHISLFCVQQHPKERPSMSSVVLMLGSENELPLPKQPGFWFHKSPFEADSTSGNYKSSSRNEISLSMLEAR; this is encoded by the exons ATGGACATCTTCTCTTTCAGTGCTTGTTTCCTCAGCATCTTCTTTACAGCTTCCAACGCACTCAACAAGATTTCTCCATCTGAGTCACTCACTGATGGCATGACCTTGGTCTCCAATGATGGAAGCTTTGCCTTGGGTTTCTTCAATCCAGGGAGTTCGGAGAATCGTTACTTGGGAATTTGGTACAATAACATCCCTATGCAAAATGTTGTATGGGTTGCAAACAGGATAACCCCGATAAATGACACCACTGGCTTGCTGAAGATAGAAAGCACTGGCAGAGTCGTGCTTCTAGGTCAGAACCAAACAACTGTTTGGTCAATTAATTCCACAAAAGCAGCTCAGAATCCGATTCTGCAGCTCCTGGATTCGGGCAATCTTGTTGTCAGAGATGGAAACGATGGTAATTCAGAGAACTACTTGTGGCAAAGCTTTGATCATCCAACTGATACAATGTTACCAGGAATGAAGATTGGTTGGGACCTGAGAACTGGTTTAAATCGAAGACTAGCAGCATGGAAGAACTCAGATGATCCATCTCCTGGGGACCTTACTTATGGGGTAGAACTCCAAGGCAATCCAGAGATGGTGATACGGAAAGGCTCAGAAAAGTACTATCGCAGTGGCCTATGGAACGGCGATGGATTTAGTGGTACACCAAATTTGAGATCAAATCCAGTCTTTGATTACGACTTTGTCTGGAATGAGGAGGAGGTGTACTACATATATTACCTCAAAAACAAATCAGTGATGTCAAGGTTTGTTTTGAACCAAACTGAAAGTGTAAGACAGCGGTACACATGGAACCCAGAAACTCAGACTTGGAAGTTGTTTTCAATCATGCCAAGTGACTATTGTGACAGACGTGGACTATGTGGTGCAAATGGGAACTGCGATAACTCAAAGCTTCCAGCTTGccaatgtttgaaagcattCAGGCCTAAATCGCTGGAAAAATGGAACTCTTCAGACTGGTCTGATGGGTGTGTACACAATAAGCCATTAAACTGCCAAAGCGGAGATGGATTTCTTAGAATTGGGAGGGTGAAAACCCCAGATACCTCTCTTTCTTGGGTGAACAAAACCATGAATCTTAAGGAATGTAGGGCTAGGTGCTTGCAGAACTGTTCTTGTATGGCATACACTAATGCAGATATTAGAGGAGGAGGTAGCGGCTGCGCCATGTGGTTTGATGATCTAATTGatattaaacaatttcaatCATTTGGCCAGGATCTTTACATCAGAGTCTCTGCTTCAGAAGCAG AACTGAAAAACACGCGTAAGGCGAAGCTGGCCGTCATAATTGCAACACCAATTGCTTTGTTCTTGGGGATTCTTGTAGCCATTTATTACGTCCggagaagaaggagaaaattaAAAG ATGAAGTTGAcgaaaggaaggaaaatgaTCAAAAGAACCAAGGCCGGACTGAAGATATGGACCTTGCTGTATTCGAGCTAGGTACGATAGCCAGAGCTACGgatagtttttcttttaataacaAGCTAGGTGAAGGAGGTTTTGGACCTGTTTATAAG GGGACACTTGCAAATGGACAAGAAATTGCTGTGAAAAGACTTTCGAAGAGTTCCGGACAAGGACTGAACGAGTTTAAAACTGAAGTAAAGTTGATTGCCAAACTTCAGCATCGGAATCTTGTAAGGCTTCTTGGGTGCTGCATTCATGGAGAGGAGAAAATGCTGGTTTATGAATACATGCCTAACGGAAGTCTTGACTCATTTATTTTTG ATCAAAGAAGATGCAAAGTATTAGATTGGCCCAAGCGTTTCCAAATTATCTGTGGGATTGCTAGGGGACTACTCTACCTTCATCAAGATTCCAGATTGAGGATTATTCATAGAGATCTAAAAGCTAGTAATGTTTTGCTTGATAGTGAGATGAACCCAAAAATTTCAGATTTTGGCATGGCCAGAACTTTTGGAGGAGACCAGACTGAAGCCAATACTAACAGAGTGGTTGGAACTTA TGGTTATATGGCACCAGAATATGCTATCGATGGGCTGTTTTCGGTAAAATCAGATGTGTTTAGCTTTGGCATATTGTTGTTGGAGATAATAAGTGGAAGAAAGAATAGAGGATTCTATCATCAAAATCAAAGCGGCAACCTTATTGAACAT GCATGGAGATTATGGAAAGAAGGCAAGCCTTTGAATCTTGCTGATGATTTCTTAGCAGAGACTGGCAGTCTATCACAGGTGTTACGATGCATCCACATTAGCCTCTTATGTGTGCAACAGCATCCTGAGGAGAGGCCAAGCATGTCATCCGTGGTTCTGATGTTGGGAAGTGAAAATGAATTGCCTCTGCCCAAACAACCTGGTTTTTTGTTTCACAATAGTCCCTTTGAAGCAGAGTCTTCATCAGGCAACCATGGATCATCTTCGAGAAACGAAATAAGTTTATCACTTTTAGACGCTCGA AATGTTCAATCAAATGGCATCTATTCTTATCTTCCCAGCAAAAGGCTTTCAGACCATACATCCATGGGCATGGATATCCTTTCTTTCAGTGCTTGTTTCCTCATCATCTTCTCGAAAGCTTCCATCGCACTCGACAAGATTTCTCCGTCTGAGTCACTCACTGATGGCACGACCTTGGTCTCTAGTGATGGAAGCTTTGCATTGGGTTTCTTCACTCCGGGGAGTTCCAAGAATCGTTACTTGGGAATTTGGTACAATAACATCCCCATGCAAACTGTTGTATGGGTTGCAAACAGGATAAATCCAATAAATGACACCACTGGCTTGCTGAAGATAGAAAGCTCTGGCAGAGTCGTGCTTCTAGGTCAGAACCAAACAACTGTTTGGTCAATTAATTCCACAGAAGCAGCTCAGAATCCGATTCTGCAGCTCCTGGATTCAGGCAATCTTGTTGTCAGAGATGGAAAAGATGGTGATTCAGAGAACTACTTGTGGCAAAGCTTTGATTATCCAACTGATACAATGTTAGCAGGGATGAAGATTGGTTGGGACCTGAGAACTGGTTTAAATCGAAGACTATCAGCATGGAAGAACTCAGATGATCCATCTCCTGGGGACCTTACTTATGGGGTAGAACTCCAAGGCAATCCACAGATGGTGCTGCGGAAAGGCTCAGAAAAGTACTATCGCAGTGGCCTATGGAATGGCAATGGGTTTAGTGGTGTACCAAATTTAAGATCAAATCCGGTCTTTGATTACGACTTTGTCTGGAATAAGGAGGAGGTGTACTACATATTTTACCTGAAAAATAAATCGGTGATGTCAAGGTTTGTTTTGAACCAAACTGAAAAGGTAAGACAGCGGTACACATGGAACCCAGAAACTCAGACTTGGAAGTTGTTTTCAATCATGCCAAGTGACTATTGTGACACACCTGGACTTTGTGGTGCAAATGGGAACTGCGACAATTCCAAGCTTCCAGCTTGccaatgtttgaaagcattCAGGCCTAAATCGCTGGAAAGATGGAACTCCTCAGACTGGTCTGAAGGGTGTATACACAATAAGCCATTAAACTGTCAAAGGGGAGATGGATTTATTAGAATTGAGAGGGTGAAAACGCCAGATACCTCACATTCTTGGGTGAACAAAAGCATGAATCTTAAGGAATGTAGGGCTAGGTGCTTGCAGAACTGTTCATGTATGGCATACACTAATTTAGATATTAGAGGAGGAGGTAGCGGCTGCGCCATGTGGTTTGATGATCTAATTGATATTAAACAATTCCAATCATTTGGCCAAGATCTTTACATCAGAGTGTCTGCTTCAGAAGCAG AACTGAAAAACAAGTCTGAGGCGAAGCTGGCCATGATAATTGCAACGCCAATTGCTGTGTTCTTGGGGCTTCTTGTAGTCATATATTACATCCGGAGAAGGAGGAGAAAATTAGAAG ATGAAGTTGAAGAAAGGATTGAAAATGACCAAAAGAACCAAGGCCGGAGTGAAGATATGGACCTTGCTGTATTCGAGCTTGGTACGATAGCCAGAGCTACAgatagtttttcttttcataacaAGCTAGGTGAAGGAGGTTTTGGACCTGTTTATAAG GGGACACTTGCAAATGGACAAGAAATTGCTGTGAAAAGACTTTCAAAGAGTTCCGGACAAGGATTGAACGAGTTTAAAACTGAAGTAAAGTTGATTGCCAAACTTCAGCATCGGAATCTTGTAAGGCTTCTTGGGTGCTGCATTCATGGAGAGGAGAAAATGCTGGTTTATGAATACATGCCTAACAGAAGTCTTGACTCATTTATTTTTG ATCAAAGAAGATGCAAAGTATTAGATTGGCCCAAGCGTTTCCAAATTATCTGTGGGATTGCTAGGGGACTCCTTTACCTTCATCAAGATTCCAGATTGAGGATTATTCATAGAGATCTGAAAGCTAGTAATGTTCTACTTGATAGTGAGATGAACCCAAAAATTTCAGATTTTGGCATGGCAAGAACTTTTGGAGGAGACCAGACTGAAGCCAATACAAACAGAGTGGTTGGAACTTA TGGTTATATGGCACCAGAATATGCTATCGATGGCCTGTTTTCGGTAAAATCAGATGTGTTTAGCTTTGGCATATTGTTGTTGGAGATAATAAGTGGAAGAAAGAATAGAGGATTCTATCATAAAAATCAAAGCGGCAACCTTATTGAACAT